One Kribbella sp. NBC_00662 genomic region harbors:
- a CDS encoding PEP/pyruvate-binding domain-containing protein, with the protein MNSEYVVRLDGEVDPEQVGVKTARLTELAREGVQVPEGFAVTAAAYREFVRDARLGPAIAQAIRRYRSGRDLIVAAAEIRSAFRDAPMSPVVADNILKAYAALGGEGADVAVRCSPVSAPDVGQEEVFLHLSTGEDVLAACRRCFASLYGAVAVGNREAEGIDHLAVAMPVTVQRMIRTDLGGSGNARGESTFVRVRASWGLGGPTADADQYSVHPGSRPMIVTHRGAKLTKTVYGDPCGTRVVRTTPEERSTLVLSDEDLHRLADWSVAADKHFRRPTTIDWAKDGCSGELSVIEVRPGVSPTMRIRAYGRSALVPQPIAD; encoded by the coding sequence ATGAACAGCGAGTACGTCGTCCGGCTGGACGGCGAGGTGGATCCGGAGCAGGTCGGAGTCAAGACCGCCCGCCTGACCGAGCTCGCCCGCGAGGGCGTCCAGGTCCCGGAGGGCTTCGCGGTCACCGCCGCGGCGTACCGCGAGTTCGTCCGGGACGCACGGCTCGGGCCGGCGATCGCGCAGGCGATCCGCAGGTATCGGTCCGGTCGGGACCTGATCGTGGCCGCCGCCGAGATCCGGTCGGCCTTCCGCGACGCGCCGATGTCCCCGGTCGTGGCCGACAATATCCTGAAGGCGTACGCAGCCCTTGGTGGCGAAGGCGCCGACGTCGCCGTTCGCTGCAGCCCGGTGTCGGCACCCGACGTGGGCCAGGAGGAGGTCTTCCTCCACCTCAGCACCGGCGAGGACGTGCTGGCCGCCTGCCGGCGGTGCTTCGCCTCGCTGTACGGCGCTGTTGCCGTCGGCAACCGGGAGGCCGAAGGGATCGACCATCTCGCGGTCGCGATGCCGGTGACCGTGCAACGCATGATCCGCACCGACCTCGGCGGCTCCGGAAACGCCCGTGGCGAGAGCACCTTCGTCCGGGTCCGGGCCAGTTGGGGACTCGGCGGACCCACCGCCGATGCCGACCAGTACTCCGTCCACCCCGGATCGCGCCCGATGATCGTGACGCACCGCGGCGCCAAGCTGACGAAGACCGTGTACGGCGATCCGTGCGGCACGCGCGTGGTTCGGACGACACCGGAAGAGCGGTCGACCCTGGTGCTGTCCGACGAGGACCTGCACCGGTTGGCCGACTGGTCTGTTGCCGCCGACAAGCATTTCCGCCGCCCGACGACGATCGACTGGGCCAAGGACGGGTGTTCCGGCGAGCTCTCTGTGATCGAGGTTCGTCCGGGTGTTTCGCCGACGATGAGGATTCGGGCCTACGGCCGCAGCGCCCTCGTACCCCAACCAATCGCGGACTGA
- a CDS encoding glyceraldehyde 3-phosphate dehydrogenase NAD-binding domain-containing protein, which translates to MGSTGFGRIGRDYLRCVLERRSSGIEVVAINDVAARATLAHPLRCDSTYGPLKEEVGQRVGLREPPGRPGRARRRLPGKEQR; encoded by the coding sequence TTGGGATCAACGGGGTTCGGGCGGATCGGGCGGGACTACCTCCGGTGCGTACTCGAACGGCGATCCAGCGGCATCGAGGTGGTCGCGATCAACGACGTCGCGGCACGGGCGACCCTGGCGCACCCGCTGCGCTGCGACTCGACGTACGGCCCCTTGAAGGAAGAAGTCGGACAACGAGTGGGGCTGCGCGAGCCGCCTGGTCGACCTGGCCGAGCTCGTCGCCGTCTCCCTGGGAAGGAGCAGAGATGA
- a CDS encoding zinc-dependent alcohol dehydrogenase gives MKAAVVTSFDQPLEIQEMPVPEPGPDEVLVRMETSGLCHTDIHAAHGDWPVKPTPPFVPGHEGIGVVEQLGSGVTDRALGDRVAIAWLGYACGKCRYCIGGWETLCLEQRNSGYSVNGSFAEYAVLPAAFATPVPDEVSSRDAAPLTCAGVTTYKAIRVAGVVPGELVAIFGVGGLGHLALQYARIAGGLTIGVDIEDTKLEMAKQLGADHVVNAATTDPVEAIQALGGADVAVALAADPQSFDQAFRSLRRGGRLVCVALPADNGALSLPIFDTVLNGKTVIGSIVGTRNDLADVFALHAAGRTRVIAVDRKLDDVNQSITDVLAGDIPARVVFQF, from the coding sequence ATGAAGGCAGCAGTTGTCACCAGCTTCGACCAGCCGCTGGAGATTCAGGAGATGCCGGTCCCGGAGCCCGGTCCGGACGAGGTTCTGGTCCGGATGGAGACCAGCGGGTTGTGCCACACCGATATCCATGCGGCACACGGCGACTGGCCGGTGAAGCCGACGCCGCCGTTCGTGCCGGGACACGAAGGCATCGGCGTCGTCGAGCAACTCGGCTCCGGAGTCACTGACCGGGCGCTCGGCGACCGCGTCGCCATCGCCTGGCTCGGCTACGCGTGCGGCAAGTGCCGGTACTGCATCGGCGGCTGGGAGACGCTCTGCCTCGAGCAGCGCAACTCCGGTTACTCGGTCAACGGCAGCTTCGCCGAGTACGCCGTCCTGCCCGCTGCGTTCGCAACACCGGTACCCGACGAAGTCTCGTCGCGGGACGCCGCACCGCTGACGTGTGCCGGCGTGACGACGTACAAGGCGATCCGGGTCGCCGGTGTCGTGCCGGGCGAGCTGGTCGCGATCTTCGGGGTCGGCGGGCTGGGGCATCTGGCCTTGCAGTACGCGCGGATCGCCGGCGGTCTGACCATCGGCGTCGACATCGAGGACACCAAGCTGGAGATGGCCAAGCAACTCGGCGCGGACCACGTCGTGAACGCGGCCACGACGGATCCGGTCGAGGCGATCCAGGCGCTCGGCGGTGCTGACGTCGCGGTCGCGCTCGCCGCTGACCCGCAGTCGTTCGACCAGGCCTTCCGGTCGCTGCGCCGGGGCGGTCGGCTGGTCTGCGTGGCACTGCCGGCCGACAACGGAGCACTCAGCCTGCCGATCTTCGACACGGTGCTGAACGGCAAGACGGTCATCGGTTCGATCGTTGGCACCCGCAACGACCTGGCCGATGTCTTCGCGTTGCACGCGGCGGGACGGACCCGGGTGATCGCGGTCGACCGCAAGCTCGACGACGTCAACCAGTCGATTACCGACGTACTCGCGGGCGACATCCCGGCCCGCGTCGTCTTCCAGTTCTGA
- a CDS encoding 2-oxo acid dehydrogenase subunit E2, with amino-acid sequence MREAQVRRVPWVRQLVIDAGRAARRRHAIHGLFEVDVTSARGALRSNDATQLFTAFVIHCVAAAVAADPGVQAYRDLRGREVVFDQVDVGIPVEVDVDGSPFVFTHVLRDAGRRTIQDLHDEIHAVKAAPQLSPSVRKAPSVHAYLLLPGFIRVALLGAVHRLPARQRALAGTVGVTAVGMFGAGAGWGVGFQLHTLSVVVGGLARRPIFFQGVLVEREFLQLTVSLDHDVVDGAPAARFVSRLRELLVAGDGISPTILVKEPA; translated from the coding sequence GTGCGAGAAGCTCAGGTACGACGCGTGCCGTGGGTCAGGCAGCTGGTGATCGACGCCGGTCGCGCGGCCCGTCGCCGGCATGCCATCCACGGACTGTTCGAGGTCGATGTGACCTCCGCGCGAGGTGCACTCCGCAGCAACGACGCGACGCAGCTGTTCACCGCCTTCGTGATCCACTGTGTCGCCGCCGCGGTCGCCGCCGACCCGGGCGTCCAGGCCTACCGCGACCTGCGCGGCCGCGAGGTGGTCTTCGACCAGGTCGATGTCGGCATCCCGGTCGAGGTCGACGTCGACGGCAGCCCCTTCGTGTTCACCCACGTACTCCGCGACGCGGGCCGGCGGACGATCCAGGATCTGCACGACGAGATCCACGCGGTCAAGGCCGCTCCGCAACTCAGCCCCTCGGTGCGCAAGGCCCCGTCGGTCCACGCCTACCTGCTGCTACCCGGGTTCATCCGGGTCGCGCTGCTCGGCGCGGTGCACCGGTTGCCGGCTCGTCAACGTGCCCTGGCCGGGACCGTCGGAGTGACGGCTGTCGGCATGTTCGGTGCCGGTGCGGGCTGGGGCGTCGGGTTCCAACTGCACACGCTGAGCGTTGTCGTCGGCGGCCTCGCGCGCCGGCCGATCTTCTTCCAGGGCGTGCTCGTCGAACGCGAGTTCCTGCAACTGACCGTCAGCCTCGACCACGACGTCGTCGACGGCGCACCTGCTGCCCGCTTCGTCAGCCGGCTCCGCGAACTCCTCGTGGCCGGCGACGGCATCAGCCCGACCATCCTCGTGAAGGAGCCGGCATGA
- a CDS encoding universal stress protein — translation MIHKPVVVGIDGSPAADVAVKWAALEAAAQHTDLRLLYALGAGESAARAADIVHRSVTHARGLEPGVTVDGRIENGVPSVVLEKASGDAAVVVIGSRGLGVMVGALIGSTGLDLAANARCPVVVVRPDLGSMAGVRVVIGYDGSRASETALGFGLDYARRHDLAVRVVAAQPEGTELHRLTETEVRDAVHARGGHDAELIQITGHPAEHILRLAADANLIVLGARGRGGFAGMLIGSVSQTVLHHADCPVAVIPAAAYGG, via the coding sequence ATGATCCACAAACCCGTTGTCGTAGGCATCGACGGATCACCCGCCGCGGATGTCGCGGTGAAGTGGGCGGCGCTCGAGGCCGCAGCACAGCACACCGACCTGCGGCTGCTGTATGCCCTGGGCGCCGGCGAGTCCGCGGCCCGGGCAGCCGACATCGTCCACCGCTCGGTCACGCACGCCCGGGGACTCGAGCCCGGGGTCACGGTCGACGGCCGGATCGAGAACGGCGTACCGTCCGTCGTCCTGGAGAAGGCCTCCGGCGACGCGGCGGTCGTCGTGATCGGCAGCCGCGGTCTCGGCGTGATGGTCGGCGCACTCATCGGCTCGACCGGTCTCGACCTCGCGGCCAACGCGCGCTGCCCGGTGGTCGTCGTACGGCCCGACCTCGGCAGCATGGCCGGTGTCCGCGTCGTCATCGGGTACGACGGATCGCGCGCGAGCGAGACCGCGCTCGGATTCGGACTGGACTACGCCCGCCGGCACGATCTCGCCGTACGCGTCGTCGCGGCCCAGCCCGAAGGGACCGAGCTGCACCGGCTCACCGAGACCGAAGTGCGCGACGCCGTCCACGCCCGCGGCGGGCACGACGCCGAACTGATCCAGATCACCGGCCACCCCGCCGAGCACATCCTCCGCCTGGCGGCCGACGCGAACCTGATCGTCCTCGGCGCCCGCGGCCGCGGCGGCTTCGCCGGCATGCTGATCGGCTCCGTCAGCCAAACCGTCCTGCACCACGCCGACTGCCCCGTCGCCGTGATTCCGGCCGCCGCATACGGAGGCTGA
- a CDS encoding DUF1876 domain-containing protein: MTTRITSRRWRVDVFVDEHEDDRTTHAEARLHTNDKTHLVGRGSAHRNPADTQVAEIGDELAVARALSDLAHQLLHAAASDIEALTHERVHLPS; encoded by the coding sequence ATGACCACGAGGATCACGAGCCGGCGCTGGCGCGTCGACGTCTTCGTCGACGAACACGAAGACGATCGGACCACGCATGCCGAGGCTCGGTTGCACACGAACGACAAGACTCATCTCGTCGGCCGCGGTAGTGCGCACCGGAATCCCGCCGACACACAGGTCGCCGAGATCGGCGACGAACTCGCCGTGGCACGGGCCCTGTCGGACCTCGCGCACCAGCTGCTGCACGCCGCCGCGTCCGACATCGAAGCGCTCACGCACGAGCGCGTCCACCTACCCAGCTGA
- a CDS encoding pyridoxamine 5'-phosphate oxidase family protein yields MTSTASAMKRVSREQVWRHLAKASFAVLSHVTPSGQPRSSGVVYSVDHGRLYVAVAPSSWKALHIPATGQVAMTVPIRRGGLLSLLFPIPPATISFHAQAVVHPAGTPASQLPELAKLVPAERLADCRIVEIVPEDRFVTYGIGTPLRKLANPAAARDRVPVA; encoded by the coding sequence ATGACATCGACAGCAAGCGCAATGAAGCGTGTGAGCCGGGAGCAGGTCTGGAGGCACCTCGCCAAGGCGTCGTTCGCGGTGCTGAGCCACGTGACACCGAGCGGGCAGCCTCGATCGAGTGGAGTCGTCTACTCCGTCGACCACGGCAGACTGTACGTCGCGGTCGCGCCGTCGAGCTGGAAGGCGTTGCACATTCCGGCGACCGGTCAGGTCGCGATGACAGTGCCGATCAGGCGTGGCGGGTTGCTGTCGCTGCTGTTTCCGATCCCGCCTGCCACGATCAGCTTCCACGCCCAGGCGGTGGTTCATCCAGCCGGCACTCCAGCCTCCCAGCTCCCGGAGCTGGCCAAGCTCGTCCCGGCTGAGCGCCTCGCAGACTGCAGGATCGTGGAGATCGTCCCCGAAGACCGGTTCGTCACCTACGGCATCGGCACCCCACTGCGGAAGCTCGCCAACCCGGCGGCCGCGCGGGACCGGGTGCCGGTGGCGTAG
- a CDS encoding PIG-L deacetylase family protein, translated as MTLPALPEESFQRVLCVVAHPDDMEYGSSAAVARWTARGIEVGYLLLTRGEAGMPNPPEETARLRLAEQQAACDIVGVTHLTVLEHPDGVLVYGLELRRDICREIRRFKPDVVLGVGYDVETPLGFDQADHRAAGLATLDAIRDAGNRWVFPEQIDDEHLEPHSPRWYLVPGLAGAASHGVDVTGEPLSKGVASLEAHAAYLAALPWHPAPADLIPMFAAMGGKAMGVEHAVLFRAHDLQAPPSFPTDD; from the coding sequence ATGACCTTGCCGGCGTTGCCTGAGGAGTCTTTTCAGCGGGTGTTGTGCGTTGTCGCGCATCCGGACGACATGGAGTACGGCAGCTCTGCCGCCGTCGCTCGGTGGACCGCGCGTGGGATCGAGGTCGGGTACCTGCTGCTCACCCGCGGCGAGGCCGGGATGCCGAATCCGCCCGAGGAGACGGCGAGGCTACGGCTTGCCGAGCAACAGGCAGCGTGCGACATCGTGGGCGTCACGCACCTGACGGTCCTCGAGCATCCGGACGGCGTGCTCGTCTACGGCCTCGAGTTGCGCCGCGACATCTGCCGCGAGATCCGCCGGTTCAAGCCCGACGTCGTGCTCGGCGTCGGCTACGACGTCGAGACGCCGTTGGGGTTCGACCAGGCCGACCACCGGGCCGCCGGGCTCGCGACCCTCGACGCGATCCGGGACGCGGGTAACCGCTGGGTCTTCCCCGAACAGATCGACGACGAGCACCTCGAGCCGCACTCACCGCGCTGGTACCTCGTCCCCGGCCTCGCCGGGGCCGCGAGCCACGGCGTCGACGTGACCGGTGAGCCACTCAGTAAGGGCGTCGCCTCGCTCGAGGCGCACGCCGCGTACCTGGCCGCGCTCCCCTGGCACCCGGCCCCCGCCGACCTCATCCCGATGTTCGCGGCGATGGGCGGTAAGGCCATGGGCGTCGAGCACGCAGTCCTGTTCCGCGCCCACGACCTGCAGGCGCCCCCATCCTTCCCGACCGACGACTGA
- a CDS encoding alkaline phosphatase family protein gives MSDNDSASADGTMAATERNRISRRRLMQAAGATGAAVAAGGLSAAPAKAAPDTTATAGTTDSKTGSKPAQHSHRTGTIKDLKHVVIVMQENRSFDHYFGTLDLAGARGFGDKQVLTWQNGQTIYYDPNSRAEGYLLPYHADSLKYNAQNTSARNRYFMEADVPWHHAIAKAFTIGDHYFCSLDTSTSPNRIMMWAGTNDAAGTQGGPVINNNGDYGYAYKFKTYPETLQEAGVSWQIYVNNDTDDDFLGDYTDNTVRSFAAFDPKNANPENTLPRKGLLARGNVVYAHTTQPAGIKNDTSNVDYVLRDFIADCASGDIPEVSWVVAPAAWTEHPTYAPNNGAVYTDRVIRAVHENPELWESTLIILNYDEPDHANRIGEGGFFDHVVPPIPEVGTVGERAPGIKPGFGGRVPFVLVSPWTRGGFVNSEVFDHTSTIQLIEEWTKSLGRPAVCENINDWRRSVSGNLLSAIDFRNFDTSFPKLPKPADLLKSVVVDAGLPPVPQPAVGAQVMPTQPITGKAKRSPLPFQPNGVLVENPVTGAVTATFSVEGGPSGKAVSLVGLADKYVPALAGAEPLGIGQDALPLTAGNGRPKSYTWDTKTTNGKYAFTFYGPDHFIRSFAGTVVPATDQTSAQPRVDVRLVKARGRSAATVEFTLSAIGRRAVTYTLTANDFAGKKTTIQVPAGKRSVITWPTEDGYYDVIITANESGDFKQRYAGRAAEK, from the coding sequence ATGTCTGACAACGATTCGGCATCCGCGGACGGCACCATGGCGGCCACGGAGCGCAACCGGATCAGCCGGCGCCGGCTGATGCAGGCCGCGGGCGCCACCGGCGCCGCTGTTGCCGCCGGGGGGCTCTCTGCAGCCCCGGCCAAGGCCGCACCGGACACGACTGCGACGGCCGGCACGACCGACAGCAAGACCGGCTCGAAGCCGGCGCAGCACTCGCACCGCACCGGCACGATCAAGGACCTCAAGCACGTCGTGATCGTGATGCAGGAGAACCGGTCGTTCGACCACTACTTCGGCACCCTCGACCTGGCCGGTGCTCGCGGCTTCGGTGACAAGCAGGTGCTGACCTGGCAGAACGGCCAGACGATCTACTACGACCCCAACAGCCGCGCCGAGGGCTACCTGCTGCCGTACCACGCCGACAGCCTGAAGTACAACGCGCAGAACACCAGCGCACGCAACCGATACTTCATGGAAGCCGACGTGCCGTGGCACCACGCGATTGCCAAGGCGTTCACGATCGGCGACCACTACTTCTGCTCGCTGGACACCAGCACCAGCCCGAACCGCATCATGATGTGGGCCGGCACCAATGACGCGGCCGGCACGCAGGGCGGTCCGGTCATCAACAACAACGGCGACTACGGCTACGCGTACAAGTTCAAGACGTACCCGGAAACGCTGCAGGAGGCCGGTGTCAGCTGGCAGATCTACGTCAACAACGACACCGACGACGACTTCCTGGGCGACTACACGGACAACACCGTGCGTTCGTTCGCGGCGTTCGACCCGAAGAACGCGAACCCGGAGAACACTTTGCCCCGGAAGGGCTTGCTTGCTCGAGGCAACGTGGTGTACGCCCACACCACGCAGCCCGCCGGCATCAAGAACGACACGTCGAACGTCGATTACGTACTGCGGGACTTCATCGCCGACTGCGCGTCGGGTGACATCCCCGAGGTGTCGTGGGTCGTCGCGCCCGCGGCGTGGACCGAGCACCCGACGTATGCCCCGAACAACGGCGCGGTCTACACCGACCGGGTGATCCGGGCGGTGCACGAGAACCCCGAACTGTGGGAGTCGACGCTCATCATCCTGAACTACGACGAGCCCGACCACGCGAACCGGATCGGTGAAGGCGGCTTCTTCGACCACGTCGTACCGCCGATCCCCGAGGTCGGCACTGTCGGCGAGCGCGCCCCCGGGATCAAGCCCGGCTTCGGCGGCCGGGTGCCGTTCGTGCTGGTCTCGCCGTGGACCCGTGGTGGCTTCGTCAACTCCGAGGTCTTCGACCACACCTCGACGATCCAGCTGATCGAGGAGTGGACCAAGAGCCTCGGCAGGCCGGCCGTCTGCGAGAACATCAACGACTGGCGGCGCAGCGTCTCGGGCAACCTGCTCTCGGCGATCGACTTCCGCAACTTCGACACGTCGTTCCCGAAGCTGCCCAAGCCGGCCGACCTGCTGAAGTCGGTCGTCGTCGACGCCGGCCTGCCGCCCGTGCCCCAGCCGGCCGTCGGTGCGCAGGTCATGCCGACCCAGCCGATCACGGGGAAGGCGAAGCGGAGCCCGCTGCCGTTCCAGCCCAACGGCGTCCTCGTCGAGAACCCGGTGACGGGAGCGGTGACCGCGACCTTCAGCGTCGAAGGTGGTCCCAGCGGCAAGGCGGTCAGCCTGGTCGGACTGGCCGACAAGTACGTGCCCGCCCTCGCGGGTGCTGAGCCGCTCGGAATCGGCCAGGACGCGCTGCCCCTCACGGCCGGGAACGGCCGGCCGAAGTCGTACACGTGGGACACGAAGACGACGAACGGCAAGTACGCGTTCACGTTCTACGGGCCCGACCACTTCATCCGGTCCTTCGCCGGCACCGTCGTCCCCGCCACCGACCAGACCTCGGCCCAGCCGCGGGTCGACGTACGGCTGGTCAAGGCGCGCGGGCGGTCGGCCGCAACGGTCGAGTTCACCCTGTCCGCCATCGGCCGCCGGGCAGTGACCTACACGCTGACCGCGAACGATTTCGCCGGCAAGAAGACGACCATCCAGGTCCCCGCAGGCAAGCGCAGCGTCATCACCTGGCCGACCGAGGACGGCTACTACGACGTGATCATCACCGCGAACGAGTCTGGCGACTTCAAGCAGCGGTACGCCGGTCGCGCCGCGGAGAAGTGA
- a CDS encoding imelysin family protein gives MSSRTASAAARSLPSSRPQPIVLVVGSPYGIDDWLGGPAGRYDFVFVNNEGAGAEVYLEDPATERIYLEVEHFGRGVSRAVTASIPPGTYRWVCITDYTIKYSRPVVVTGDPLPYDVHGIVPVTGLDLRIPINSYVGWITGQLPTLTRQVEQLRDALKAGDTATARRHWLTAHLTYETLGGAYRAYDETGDDINADPPRGVAPDRLADADFAGFRKIEAMLWHDRPTATIAPYVDALLEAIGQLAEELALPNAITPIDIGRRAHEILEDALQWDLNGIGDAGSQTELATVDANITGVWQALDPLRPILRKQNPYLDQTDEQLRLTQALIRSHHRDDGWVGLAALSVRQRAAVNAAVQHSVELLSHTAAVIDPRNATRDRGPITHA, from the coding sequence GTGAGCAGCAGGACGGCCTCGGCGGCCGCACGATCATTGCCGTCGAGCCGGCCGCAGCCCATAGTTCTGGTCGTTGGTTCGCCCTACGGCATCGACGACTGGCTCGGCGGACCGGCCGGGCGCTACGACTTCGTGTTCGTCAACAACGAGGGCGCCGGCGCGGAGGTTTACCTGGAGGATCCCGCGACCGAGCGGATCTACCTCGAGGTCGAGCACTTCGGCCGCGGCGTCAGCCGTGCGGTGACGGCATCGATCCCGCCCGGGACGTACCGCTGGGTCTGCATCACCGACTACACGATCAAGTACAGCCGGCCGGTCGTCGTCACCGGTGACCCGTTGCCGTACGACGTGCACGGGATCGTGCCCGTGACGGGGCTCGACCTGCGGATCCCGATCAACTCCTACGTCGGCTGGATCACCGGACAGTTGCCCACGCTCACCCGCCAGGTCGAGCAACTGCGGGACGCTCTGAAGGCCGGCGACACGGCAACCGCCCGGCGCCACTGGCTCACCGCCCACCTCACGTACGAAACCCTCGGCGGCGCCTACCGCGCGTACGACGAGACCGGCGACGACATCAACGCCGACCCGCCTCGTGGCGTCGCCCCCGACCGGCTCGCGGACGCGGACTTCGCGGGCTTCCGCAAGATCGAGGCGATGCTCTGGCACGACCGACCGACGGCGACGATCGCGCCGTACGTCGACGCGCTGCTCGAGGCGATCGGGCAGCTCGCCGAGGAGCTGGCGCTGCCGAACGCGATCACGCCGATCGACATCGGCCGACGCGCGCACGAGATCCTCGAGGACGCACTGCAGTGGGATCTGAACGGGATCGGTGACGCCGGCAGCCAGACCGAGCTGGCGACCGTGGACGCGAACATCACCGGAGTCTGGCAGGCGCTGGACCCGCTACGGCCGATCCTGCGCAAGCAGAACCCGTACCTGGACCAGACCGACGAGCAGCTCCGCCTCACTCAGGCCCTGATCCGCAGCCACCACCGCGACGACGGCTGGGTCGGCCTGGCGGCACTGTCCGTCCGGCAGCGGGCCGCGGTCAACGCGGCGGTCCAGCACAGCGTCGAGCTGCTGTCCCACACCGCAGCCGTCATCGACCCCCGCAACGCCACCCGCGACCGAGGCCCAATCACCCATGCCTGA
- a CDS encoding Dyp-type peroxidase yields the protein MPDNTLARPFEGTHQAGILDPAQQAGIVVAFLVTAADRAALERMFQTLTATIRYLVTGGDAPAGRGSHDGLVSTPYENGVLGPGTVPDGLTVTVTVSVGASLFDDRFGLADVKPARLRAMDEFPNDALDPNRCDGDLLLQICADNRDTVLHALRILMRATRADLQVLWQQEGFTSPPRPTGTPRNLFGFKDGTANLEFLDRPDLLDRLVWTKPGGDEPDWVTGGSYHVVRLIRMFVEFWDRISINEQQRIFGRDRDTGAPLSGRPGERVAGQEEFQLPSYYRDAHGNTVPLTAHTRLANPHDGTADDRRMLRRGFNYSAGIEPNGQLDLGMIFICFNADLDRQFVAVQTLLIDEPLVDYISPFGGGYFFALPGVQNADDWLGRSMLA from the coding sequence ATGCCTGACAACACCCTCGCCCGGCCGTTCGAAGGCACCCATCAGGCCGGCATCCTCGACCCTGCGCAGCAAGCGGGGATTGTCGTCGCGTTTCTCGTGACCGCGGCCGACCGGGCGGCGCTGGAGCGGATGTTCCAGACGCTCACCGCGACCATCCGCTACCTGGTCACCGGTGGCGACGCACCGGCCGGACGCGGCAGCCATGACGGTCTCGTGTCGACGCCGTACGAGAACGGTGTACTCGGCCCGGGCACGGTGCCCGACGGTCTCACGGTCACGGTCACGGTCAGCGTCGGCGCCAGTCTCTTCGACGACCGCTTCGGCCTCGCCGACGTCAAACCGGCCCGGCTGCGCGCGATGGACGAGTTCCCGAACGACGCCCTCGACCCCAATCGCTGCGACGGCGACCTACTACTGCAGATCTGCGCGGACAACCGCGACACCGTCCTGCACGCGCTCCGCATCCTGATGCGCGCCACCCGAGCCGACCTCCAGGTGCTCTGGCAGCAGGAAGGTTTCACCAGCCCGCCACGACCGACCGGCACACCCCGCAACCTGTTCGGCTTCAAGGACGGTACGGCGAACCTGGAGTTCCTCGACCGCCCTGACCTGCTCGACCGGCTGGTGTGGACCAAGCCCGGCGGCGACGAACCCGACTGGGTGACCGGCGGCTCGTACCACGTGGTCCGGCTGATCCGGATGTTCGTCGAGTTCTGGGACCGGATCTCGATCAACGAGCAGCAACGCATCTTCGGCCGCGACCGCGACACCGGCGCACCCCTGTCCGGCCGCCCGGGTGAACGCGTAGCCGGCCAGGAGGAGTTCCAACTCCCGAGCTACTACCGGGACGCACACGGCAACACCGTCCCGCTGACCGCCCACACCCGCCTCGCCAACCCGCACGACGGCACCGCCGACGACCGGCGGATGCTGCGCCGCGGCTTCAACTACAGCGCCGGCATCGAGCCCAACGGTCAGCTCGACCTGGGCATGATCTTCATCTGCTTCAACGCCGACCTCGACCGCCAGTTCGTCGCCGTACAGACTCTCCTCATCGACGAACCCCTGGTCGACTACATCTCCCCCTTCGGAGGCGGCTACTTCTTCGCCCTCCCCGGCGTACAGAACGCCGACGACTGGCTGGGCCGCTCCATGCTCGCCTGA